DNA from Brachionichthys hirsutus isolate HB-005 chromosome 3, CSIRO-AGI_Bhir_v1, whole genome shotgun sequence:
CAAGCCAGGTCCGGTTAGTGCCGACACTGGATACAAGCTGTGTGCGGGTGGTGTTTGGTTACAGGATTCAGGTTTCATTGTCTTCATCACGAGGCAGAATGGAAACAGTCACACATTAAAAATGGATATCTGAGACAAAGCCGCGGCACCGCTTAACGAAACTGAGAAGATAATTTCTGCTGCAGAACCGTCCTGTTCTTGTGTTGATTCAGCGATTGCATGCTCATTTAGTGGAACTCCTTTGCTGTCTGCAGTGAGCTGCTACTCGCAAAGGCAAAGATGTAACTTGGATTAAAAGAGTCATGAGAGTTCCTAAAACATTTCCTATCAAGTGATTCTGATTTGTATTAGTTCTCAAACTCTATTTGATTTTTTGTCATCGTGCCTTCATTAGTGAATCCACATAATCCCTGATTTGCTAACCTAATGGATTACTTTCATACATTTTGGGATTGACTCAACCACTTTCGTATTTCTTCCAAcaatatatgtatttaaaaaaccaaagaataattttaacattgaagcGACTGAACCTTCCATATcgtcaaaatatttttacagtaaaataaacattatgaTCAAGGCTATTCATAAAATGGCATGATATAACTtgctataaataaatacagttattcacaactgatttctttatttatcaatgttttATAATCATAACTAAGGATCTGTTTCCTGATTTGATTAGATTTTATCGACAACATCAGCTGTCCTTGCATTCTGATGGTCCATGGATGtatgtgacatcatcatatcTGgagtaaataaaagaataaaatacaacaagaaagaaaatctgagaaaaaaaaagatatacagAAAAGCAATTTTAATTCAGGATGGAGCCAAGACTTAAAATCGATGCAGCTGCCTCTCTCTGGAAATGACATGAACTGCTTTCAAAGCACCGCGGTTTACCTTGGCCCTCATAAGATTCTGTTCTTTATAATTGGGATTATCAAGAGACCTTGAAGAAAATCTCCGCAAAACGTCCAAGTCCTATGGAACAGCCTATGATGAGTCCAGGAACCAATTACCCTGTTCCGTTACAGACGAAGGGCTGTTTGCTGCATTACTTTTCCTCTTGCTGCATTGCAAACTCTGCCTGCAGTGATTTTATGAATATAAATGCTCTGCAGATATGTGCATAACCAATACAGGGTTAGAAACCATTCTACTGGTGACTTCATCAAAATCCTTTGAAACACATCGATCTCAGGAAAAGCATGTAacatcaattatttttttttcatgcacttTGTAAATTGCCACTGAAATCACAAAATCTTCAAGATCCTGCCAAAATGTTTTCAACCCCAACTGCTCAAATTCCCAAAAATACAGTTATTGCCCAGGTAACGGAATAATCACCATGTGAGCACaacagtggggaaaaaaaagtctcatTATGAATTAAAACAACCATGACATTAAAATGAGCTTTTGCTACAGGACCATTGCTGCAAAGCTGAAAATACTGCAGGTCGATTCTCTAAAAATACAAACAGGAACATCTCATTCACAGAGCGCCTGATCGGCACATCGACGCTGAGGGGTTAAATTTGACTGAATAAAACTCACTTGGTTCAGATAagattgtgtttgttgttgactATACAGTGgtgtgtctatctatctatctatctatctatctatctatctatctatctatctatccatctatccatctatctatccatctatctatctatctatctatctatctatctatctatctatctatctatctatctatccatctatccatctatctatctatctatctatctatctatctatctatctatctatctatctgctcAGTAAGTTTCTGGAGGTATGGAATAAAGAGCGGAGTCAACAGGAAGCCCtgcagttttttcttcttcttctttattcctAGGCAGAGGATCtgtatatgcgtgtgtgtgtttttcttctacaTCTCTGTACAGTATTCATCAGCTCTCCCTGGAGACGCAGCTCAATCTCGCTTGACAGACAGCTGCGCCGTTGCTCGCCACTCATGCGTTATAGATCTCTGCGTTACTGATTTTACTTGACTAACAATATTTAAGGGGAGAATACGGGCTgtatatgagaaaaaaaaaccatgttGTGAGGACGTCCCTTCTCTGAGAGCCTCGGCTGCAGCTGCGTTCCTCCTGTAACATTTGAGCGTCTCGTTCGGTCCGGTTTCCACCATGGCAACGTTTGACTTCTCTGACATCGAGGCGTTTCTGGACTACAACCCCGATCTATTCGAGAAGTATCTTGTCCGAAAGGCGAAGTGTGACCAGGTAAGCAGGTGGCTGAGGGCGCACCAGCCGTCCAAAGTGTCCGCGGCAGAGGGGAGACGCGCGGACGCCAGCGACCCTCTCTCCGATGCGCTGCGGCGCAGATCGTCCCACATGGAGCTGCGGCAGAACTTCGCCCGTTCCAAAGCCTCCGCCACGCACCGGACCTACGACGAGCACGTGAGCCTGAGCGAACACGAGTCCCGGTCCAGCGTGAGGCGCCGTGCGCTCCTGCGTAAAGCCAGCTCCCTGCCTCCAACCACCGTGCACATTCTGAGCGCCCTGCTGGAGTCCAGGGTCAACGTGCCCCAGTACGCGTCCAGCGCCATCGACTACAAATACAGACTTAAAGAAATCAACGAGAGGGAGTTTTTCTTGGAGTTGGTGAAGGATATCTCGAACGATCTGGACCTGACGAACCTCAGCTACAAGATTCTGATCAACGCGTGCATCCTGGTGGATGCAGACAGATGCTCGCTTTTCCTGGTTGAGGGACCGGCGCACAAGAGGACACTGGTGTCCAAGTTCTTTGACGTGCATTCAGGCACCACTTTCGGACCCTCCTCCAACACTCTTAACTCCAATGAAGTGCAGGTGCCATGGGGAAAGGGTATCATTGGATACGTGGCAGAGCACGGGGAGACCGTTAACATTCCAAATGCGTATGAGGTAAACGCGTGTCTCttattcatttgcatatttgcgTATTATTATGGTTTAAAAAAGTTTATGCAAGTGAGTAAAACTTATGATAATAGATgtatgaatgaattaatatatttattggatagaatgttagagtacaagtatagtcacacagtagcatgtattacagtacaaataaagtcaaacatcctgtctaagaggagcatttcaaaaaagcccttgcggtcttgtttccgttgaaagtccttcgtacataaatcatccacaattaacaatacaaatttaacaacaaTGTATAACAATGCTTTGTCTATTTACACTGTAGATCACATTCCTATGTGAGAAATACGTTACATCTGAAAGTTTTGTGTGAttactcaaaataaaagaacctCCTATATGATGGGCACGGAAGAGTAATCAGTTTACCACAAGCCAGAgctctatttatatatattacagcTCATTATATCATGGCCCTGGGCACCATGAGGATAAGTCAACGTGGGCCCCCTGAAGGTCTCTTACtgcaatattaaatatatatatcagtaaaGGAATATTGTAGCTTGTTTTTATTACAATAATAAGGCGCCTTTGGCAGAGCCGTGAATTTAATTAACCAGGATTCACACCTAATTATTGCATAAGTGCTGCTTCATTATCGGGCACAGGCCCATAAATCTCCAGTTTAGCGTAAAAGTGGTCATATAAGGGCATTCACTGAGAATAACGAGGTACATAGAGTGTGATAATGCTTCTTAATGTGTCCTTATGCATGTTTGTTTATgtgtaatgcattttttttaatgtccccACTAATGCAGGACCACCGCTTCAGTGATGAGATAGACAAGTTAACAGGCTATAAGACTCAGTCCATCCTCTGCATGGCCATCTGTAACAGCGACGGAGAAGTCATCGGCGTTGTGCAAGCCATCAATAAAAGTCCCACGGGCGAGCCCTTTACTGAGGATGATGAGAAGGTGACGATCTGCTATAACGCACACACGTTCAGGTTCATGTGACCAGGGCATTGTCACATTACCGTGCATTTCATTGGCTATGATCCCCATTATTACAGCTGCTCTGACCATTAAAGGGATTTCAGAGCTGGAGTTGGAAATGggattacacacacacgtattgaaaataaaaactatgGAGCTATGCAGCTGAAAACACCGTGAATCTTCCAAACGGTTGTGGGGAGAAGCAAACTGTTCCCTCGGAGGCAAAacaccttcaaaataaatgagGAGAGGCCAACCTCTCAGTCGAGCATGGAGAGGATGCATTTTCAACTTCTCCCCAATGAACCCACTAATCTGTTTGCTCGAATCTGCATGTTTTAGCTTCGTTTAAAGTTCCACGGATCATTATATTATCATCATACCGGTTTGTTGACGATGAAAAATCCCTGCACTGCGCAGACTCCATGTTTGGGGTGTGTTTGGTCAGGcaataaagaaaacacagaggCAATTTGTCAAACCAAACATATAGCCAGGAGATCCCCATTGAGTTTTGGCTGCACTGAGATGAAATAGTTTGTCCACAAGGTGGCAGAATAAAGTTGTGGAAAGTCATTTAAAACCTTCTCCTGTTTGCAATACAGCAGTTTAAGCTCATGAATTTGcttcttttgatttttttttttataaaatcctaAGAAGCAGCAACTGACTTTGAATAAAATTcactgaaaacagaaaaaaaccaTCTTGTGTTGCCTTTTTATTTGACTTCTGATGCGACCATGACCTTCACCACTTCCTTGTGCACTCGCTCAGGTCCTGCAGATGTATCTGCCGTTCTGTGGAATCTCCATTTCCAATGCCAGGTTGTTTTCCGAATCTCGCAAGGAGTACGAGAGGAGCAGGGTAAGAGGATGTAAACTGCTCATCAAAAATAGatgctgtttatttaatttaattgctgCTGCAGTATTTACAGCATAGAATAGCAAAAGTGAGATGAATGCACATTACATTTTTATAACAAATAATTGTTACATGCATGCCGTGTACACAGACATTAGTTGTGTTGTCATTTCTAATGGCCGCAGGCTCTGCTGGAGGTGGTCAACGACCTCTTTGAGGAGCAGACTGACCTGGAGAAGATTGTCAGGAAGATCATGCAGAGAGCGCTGACCCTGCTGCAGTGTGAACGCTGCTCTGTGCTTCTCCTCGAAGACATCGACTCGCCTGTGAGACCTCCGGCACTCTGCAGCTTTTCACCGAGCTGAATTTACAATTACACCGTGAAACCTTTCTGGAGCTAAGCGCTAAACTCTTTATGCCTTTAAGATGTAGCTGCTGGTTCTGATAATATATGTCTCTTCAATAGGTGGTGAAGTTTTCCAAGACATTCGAGCTCATGTCCCCGCTGTGTAACACGGACCGGGACACCAGGTGAAAGGGAACAAAGGTTTTCCAGGGACTCATCGGGAATGCTGCAGCATCCATAGCTATAGACATACTGAAGATTTACTGCTGCTCTGTTGCACAATTAAGTGCTTAGACCTGACtattgtttcctgtttgtgctaTTGGCCGCATCAGCATGGAGAAGCTGTCGTGTTCTGACTGGCTGATCAATAACAGCATTGCTGAGTTGGTGGCTTCCACAGGACTGCCTGTTAACATCAGCGATGTGTGTCAAGATCCACGCTTTGATGCTGAGGTGTGGACACAATGGCCTCCCTTATAGGACTATTGAGCTCACACTaacgcacagacagacacacgcgcttcaaacacactcacacactggcAAAAATACAATCCAAGTCCGGCGGAGTACGGGTGAATATTCTTAGCATTTGATGTTCAAAATCAGTCAATAATGGTGCTTACATGAGTCTAAAACTACAATATGTTATCTTTCTGTAtttctaaaaatacattttctagtCTAAACTTCTCAAGCAAACTGTTCTCAGTCTTGTTccattgtttcctctcttttcagGCAGATCAAGCCTCGGGGTTTCACATCAGATCAGTGTTATGTGTCCCTATCTGGAATCGAACCCATCAGATAATCGGTCAGTCGAGCGGAAATAATCCATTTGTCCTCGCTGAGCAACATTGTCATTTTATAGTAAATGACGTGCGCGTGATTTCTGCAGGTGTCGCACAAATTCTGAACCGCCTGGACCGAAAGACCTTTGATGATGCAGATCAGAGACTGTTTGAGGTTCGTGTGTTTCTTCGCCCCATCCATATTCTGTTTCAGGATTCATTGTTGCAACTAGACATATACAATGCcacgttttcttttattttttgcctctgttttgttctttgtgtttagGCATTTGTGATATTCTGTGGACACTGATGTACAATCAAGTTAAAAAGACATGGGCCAAGCAGTCTGTAGCGCTGGATGTAAGAACTGTATCATATTGATCACAGCAGATTCTGTTTCTATAAGCATCATTCCACCACTTAGGAGGACATTTATATTTGAATGTACAGCACAACTTCTTCTCATCGTTTATGCTTTATTCTTTCATTACCTTGTCTTTTCAAAATGCGACAGATCCAAATGATAAAAGGTAATACCAGAAAAAATGCGTTTTAAAAAATTAACAATTAAAAATCATGTAGGACACCAAATATATGATCTATTAGCTAAGAGTCTTCTCAAAGCACTTTAAGGAATAACCGTAAATGTTCTTTGTATCGTGATTTCAACACTATTGCCTGAAAACATTCGTTAAACTCATGAATTAAAATGAGAAGAGCATCAGAAAAGGTTTTTCCGTATACGACTGTTGTCTGACTTGTCCTGCTTTCAGATGCTGTCCTACCATGCCACCTGTTCCAAGGTAGAAGTTGATAGACTCAAGGTAATCTCTTAGAAAGAAAGTCTGTGAAAGCAATAGTCAATGTGGCCAATGCCATTATTAACTTTATAAATGTATGATTCGAAACTGTCTGCActgcttcctcccccccccccccccccccccccccttaaggcAGCTAAAATCCCCCTGGGCAGTGAGTTAGGCATCGATGAGTTTCACTTCAACGACTTCTCTTTGGACAACGATGCCATGATCACCGCATCACTTCGAATGTTTCTGGAACTCGGTGTAGTCCAAAAGTTTAAAATTGACTATGAGGTGAGAGCCTTGAATATGTCAATATGATGCCAGGTGCCCACAGCGTGCATGATTGTTTGTCAGCTGACTGTTTCTCTCCCACCAGGTTCTGTGCCGCTGGCTTCTGACAGTGAGGAAGAACTACCGAACTGTGGCATATCATAACTGGAGGCACGCCTTCAATGTGTCACAGTGCATGTTCGTTATGATCACAGTAAGATCTGAGACGCAACAATTCAAGTTGGAGTCACGTATGTGTATTGCGACATTCTCAAATTGTTTAAATCCCCAAATAAATCTCCGATATGTCTGATGCTGGAGTCTTGGGGAATAGTTTGTGTCTGCAGTCACTATATACTGTCCAGCTGTCTCATACATATTATCATAAAGGtacactcctctcctctcctctcctctcctaaaTTGCTGGGTCAGAATATCGACACCATCTTATTTTTTCCTAGACAGCCACTTTCCTGGAAGTTCTGTCAGACTCTGAGATTCTGGCACTGATGGTTGGTTGTCTGTGTCACGACTTGGACCACAGAGGCACCAACAATGCATTTCAAGCCAAGTAAGAGGTCCAGAGGAAAAGTGTTGTGCTGAGCATGTTAGGTAACTGAATGCTTCACTGCAGTTTCTCTCGCAGGACAGGCTCCGCTCTGGCTCTTCTCTACGGAACATCAGCCACCCTGGAGCATCATCACTTTAACCATGCAGTCATGATCCTACAAAGCGAGGTATGGCCAacggtttcatttttttctttttcaggctgactgaaaaagacatgaaaacataatagcgaatggggtgtgggggggttgaTAAGGGGAAATAATCTGGGACCGCAGACCTTCCAgtatattgtgtgtttttgcttctCCGTTGCTTTTCTTAGCCTGGGGATAATGGCCACAATATcagtctcaaacacacacagtcaacaacACAATCAATATAGAGCGGcaataaacataaatatacacaaCATTTTTCAAGCTCCTGATCATTCATGATTGATGCTTGTGTTCCTTTGAGCACCAGTTCACCAGAAATCCAATGGCGTGCAGATTGATCTTTTCTGGTATGCAGCAGTAGGGACCATTATCAGTGCTGGAGGTCAATTTGACTCATGCGTAAATCAGTTTGATCATTGGGAAGTGTGTTCTCTATTGATTCCTTGAAACCGAGGACAGAGAAagtctatacacacacacgattaATCAACGCTGATAACAGGCACCTCGTCTGACAGTGAGCGATGACTTTACCAGTGTATTAGCTGTATGGAGACATTTCCTTGCTTGCTTTTTGCCTCCTCTTAGTGAGTGTTACtatattttgttttctcacaGGGTCACAATATTTTTGCAAACCTCTGTTCTAAAGAATACAGCAAAATGATGCAACTGTTGAAGCAGGCTATTCTCTCCACGGACCTTACTTTGCACTTTGAGtaagtaccggtagtttttttttttaatatagttGGTATCTCATGACTGGTAGAAAATAAACCTGAAATATATGTATACATGTATTTGGATTAATTATTGAATGTAGTAAAATAATTAGAATTTAGATTGATATTATTAGTGTCTGTTAGTGATGGAGCAATAGCAGGGATTattctttaaatgttttcttctttgtgaCCTTGAATGTCTCGTAAGGCGCAGAACCAAGTTCTTTGAGTGTGCCCTGTCTGGACAATTCAGCTGGACAGATGAAGGACAAAGAGAAGTCCTCAGGTTTCTGCCTTTCTGCTAAATAAATATGTCTCGAGCCACATCACTTGAAATATGAAGTGAATATGCTTGAAACAGCTAAGAAAAACCTGTTTTCACACAACTACAGGTCCATGCTAATGACAGCATGCGATCTGGGTGCTGTCACTCGTCCTTGGAAGATATCAAAGCAGGTTTGTGTCCCTGTTGCAAGAATATttggttaaagaaaaaaatatttgtttgccTGAGCCACCCTTGTCGGACTGACAGCTATATGCTCTGAAAGTAGCATCTTCTCAATGAAAAATACTGTCATATTTTCTTGCAAAatcactgaaataaatcaaaagtTGCAGAAAATATAGACAAAATCTAACTTTTACAAAATGATGTTGAGatcaaaataatgaaatgatgaaatcatTGAAATAATCATGTCTGGCGTTAATGTCTGAAGGTTGCAGAGCTGGTTACAAGTGAATTCTTTGAACAAGGTGACAGAGAAAGATCTGAACTGAAGCTGACCCCAGCAGTAAGTAAGAAATCAGATTTTATCTTATTTCATATCAttaatctcatctcatctcatccttTCCTTTGTGATAGAATGACATGTTGAAGGTTActgatcattttaatttctccATAGGCCATATTTGACCGTAATCGTAAAGATGAACTGCCTGCTTTACAGCTGGATTGGATAGATGGGATATGTAAACCGCTTTTTCAGGTATATTGATATATACATTTTAACtttaacagtatacagtaattTCAAAAATGATCAAAAGAAAAGTATCATTTGTGTGACTATCAGCTGTATTTTCCTGCGTCTTCTCCCAGGCCCTGCTAAAACTTAACAGGAAGTTGCAGCCAATGATCGATGGAATAGATGCCAATCGAAATAAATGGCAGGACCTCTGCTTTTCCTGTCAGCAGTCGCAAAGCGGCTCACCGTCCAATCAGAGTGCTGATTCAGATCAGAGTTCTGAgtaccatggaaacaaagaaacGCATCAACAGGCAGACCTCACAGATACTCTGAAGCCAGTTGACAAGGAGTTTGGATTGAAGTGCAGCCCTAATGTGAGCTGCAGAGCGAACAAACTTACATCAGCTGGTAACACAGCATCCACGGGAAACAAGTAAAGCAAGCTCAGTAGGTATAGGTTGAATGATTTCAATAGATCACAGAGgactttatttattatgttgtcCGCCCTTGATGGATGCCAGTTATGTGGAAACTGCATGCATCACACGTCACATTAGACATTATCTTGATGCCTTGGCTGCCCTCTGAGATTTGCTTTGCATGATGTCACTGTATGGCAAGTGCAAGTGCTGTTATGTAAGAACACTGTTGCTGCGCTATTGCGGAATAAGATTTATTTGATAGACCACAGTTTGTACTAAAATTATGCATTCATTACTTTTCATACACACTGACTCTTTATTTATGTGCAATTGGCATTTTCCTCCTGCTATTCATACACTATCTAATAAAAGAGAATTTTTGGAGAGGACAGGAAGATGCAGACAAAAGTTAGTAAAATGATCTCCAGATGGTTGTGAATAAAATTCTGCAGAATGAAAACTGATAATTTCTTGTAATTTGTGAATTATTTTCTATGGCTCAAAtgtaatatacatttttaatgcCTATTGCTCACAGCTACTGTATTTCTGTAATATGAATGAGCAGACAGGCTCTAACACTTACTGATATTTCGAGGAGGCAGATAGAGCTGACAGTGGGCTAGATTTAAATCAGACAGTTCCTCTAATCGTTTGTAAAGATAAAGCAGGTTATTCAGTGgattttataataatataacttCATCTAAAGTCAACACCTGCACATTCCATGGCATTTTGGCTGGTTGTCATTGCTGATTATTACATGTTGAAGTTGAAAATAGATGCTTTCAGTTGAGGCGCAAGAGAAGAATGAATGTGATGCAAAGATGAACTCTTTGTCTCACACAAATCTGTGTGGATCTGGATATAGATTGCTTTTTTGTGTGACTGAAATAGAATGTGTGATGCTCTGCAATCCTGTCATTGCACCATCTGCTTGGGAAAGATTAAAGAAGAGTGAGCAACACAGACCCTTCTGAACGATCATTGAAAAATTATAGTGATACTGCGGGTAGCAAGGTTTCTGTATAATCCTCTGCAACTTGTCTTTATCACTAAGGTGATACTGAAATATTATCAATACAACTATAGACTGAAGCTGAGATAAACGGGTGCACTTACAACCTAATGTGCTACTTCAGCTCCACATGGATGTATCAATAAACAGCAACATGAAGCTACTCAAACTCCAGAGCCATGGTGGAGCAATAGATGCGCttaaatgatcaataaatcagacAAATTCAACCTGCCTCTCCGACACTAGCCAATGGAGACGTTAACAAGAGGGATCTTACGCCCTAAAATTGCCAGCCAATAAGAAATGCTAACAAACACTTTCCAGATCATCTCAAGAGAGAATAAAAGATCACCATTGAGACAAACactgaaacaaaaacatcttCTCCATCCATGAGGCAGAGTCCAACAAAAGACAGCCTCAGCCTCACGGAGGATCCTTAATATATTCATGGGGTCTCTTTTAAATGGGAGTGCTTGATGTTGCTTTTAACAAAGCAGTGAGGTGAGGCAACATCAGCAGCAGTAGCGCGTGAAACTTTATGCAGCTCAATGCTCATGCAGCCGCCAGCTGCACAACCATTGCCAGAGTCTGGCCTTAATCTATAATTTAACTTGGATCGAGATTATTCTCCTCAGGGTCGATGATAAGGGGAGTGCGAtacggaggagagagaggctcACAAACTCATTTCTGATACAGGGCCTCGCTCTGCCACACGTCTttgatctctctctcctgttgtttttatttattctgttttaaaacacacacgcacaaatacaaTGTCTTTCTCCACACTACAGCCTGACATACTGCACTGCACGCACACAATGACAGAATAGTGCATGAAAAGTGACATCCACAAAGAGCCGTGTGTAATGTTTCACCTCTACAATATTCATTAACCTCGTTTGTAGCCGGAGTCATTTATTTCGAGGAAATGGAAACAGAAACTGAAAAATAACCTCTGCCAATGAGTCAGAGTGATGATATCCAACAGTGTGTGTGCAACCGTAGTCACAGTAATGAGATGGCTTAATATTAATGCTGTGTGGATGTAGAGGAAAACAAAACCATGCAAATGTAATGGTGTGAAATAGACTATGAATATTAATGCGTACTCTGAATGGCAATGTAACAGGACTAACTTTGTTTTCCTCATAATTGCGTATTTTCATGAAAatattattgtttaaaaaaaaatcacatattCATAAACACATGATGGATGTCAGATTAATACGATTGTTCATTCTGTAATTGAACTGCTTACCACTCATTCATGTATTTTCTAGATTTGAGCAATTCCTGTCAGAAGTCGAGGTTCAGTTTGAGGTTCATTCGTTGTAATGACTCGCGCATTAAGACATTACAGCCTGCAGGTTGGTCAATGTTAAACAGGGCTTTAATCACACTGTCAGGGACAGGGGCGCCACTGGATGGCTTGATATGCAGACTCAGAACAGAAGAATAAGTGAGGGGCACACCATCAGTATAAAATATGCTTATGTTGAGTTTTAATCTCGTGATTTACTGTGGACACAAAttagaccttttttttttttttttacccctacGTGCTAAAAAACAAGCCTTTGAACATTTACAGCACATCCTTTTTTTCATTCTCTGTCTGACTCTGGGTCATGAGATAAGTTGTCCAAAACAGATGCTCAGGCTTAATTATCCTGACAGATCAATCAAGATTTACTCTACAGTTTAACCTCCGGACCAACCACTGCAGTCAGTCAGCGGGCCAGCCTCGGTAAGCGATGAAACACGTCTGAAACACGCtgggaaaagcagaaaatataACTACACTCCTCTGTCTGCCTCAGAATTACCCCAGCACATGGATCCCATGTGGAAAGACTTACGCGCATTCACCTGACCTGTGCACAAAAGGCTTCTGTTGACAGCCGAACTGCTGAGGGCTGTTTTAAAAATCAAGCATCCATGCTGTCTTTGAGCTCAGTGGAAGTATGCTTCTTATTTGGCGCTCTCTCCCCACAAAGTCTCATCAGGGACTGGTGCTGGTTTTCTCTTTGCCATTGGCTGCCATGACTTGTC
Protein-coding regions in this window:
- the pde11al gene encoding LOW QUALITY PROTEIN: dual 3',5'-cyclic-AMP and -GMP phosphodiesterase 11A (The sequence of the model RefSeq protein was modified relative to this genomic sequence to represent the inferred CDS: inserted 1 base in 1 codon), producing the protein MATFDFSDIEAFLDYNPDLFEKYLVRKAKCDQVSRWLRAHQPSKVSAAEGRRADASDPLSDALRRRSSHMELRQNFARSKASATHRTYDEHVSLSEHESRSSVRRRALLRKASSLPPTTVHILSALLESRVNVPQYASSAIDYKYRLKEINEREFFLELVKDISNDLDLTNLSYKILINACILVDADRCSLFLVEGPAHKRTLVSKFFDVHSGTTFGPSSNTLNSNEVQVPWGKGIIGYVAEHGETVNIPNAYEDHRFSDEIDKLTGYKTQSILCMAICNSDGEVIGVVQAINKSPTGEPFTEDDEKVLQMYLPFCGISISNARLFSESRKEYERSRALLEVVNDLFEEQTDLEKIVRKIMQRALTLLQCERCSVLLLEDIDSPVVKFSKTFELMSPLCNTDRDTSMEKLSCSDWLINNSIAELVASTGLPVNISDVCQDPRFDAEADQASGFHIRSVLCVPIWNRTHQIIGVAQILNRLDRKTFDDADQRLFEAFVIFCGXLMYNQVKKTWAKQSVALDMLSYHATCSKVEVDRLKAAKIPLGSELGIDEFHFNDFSLDNDAMITASLRMFLELGVVQKFKIDYEVLCRWLLTVRKNYRTVAYHNWRHAFNVSQCMFVMITTATFLEVLSDSEILALMVGCLCHDLDHRGTNNAFQAKTGSALALLYGTSATLEHHHFNHAVMILQSEGHNIFANLCSKEYSKMMQLLKQAILSTDLTLHFERRTKFFECALSGQFSWTDEGQREVLRSMLMTACDLGAVTRPWKISKQVAELVTSEFFEQGDRERSELKLTPAAIFDRNRKDELPALQLDWIDGICKPLFQALLKLNRKLQPMIDGIDANRNKWQDLCFSCQQSQSGSPSNQSADSDQSSEYHGNKETHQQADLTDTLKPVDKEFGLKCSPNVSCRANKLTSAGNTASTGNK